GAACTGAAAAACAATCGCATCCATTTGCTGTAGAAACGAAAGCTCATTTTGCAGTATGATGGATAACGCTTCCTTTCGAGTCGTGGGTTCTGATACGCCGATTCGGCTGAAACCCTGATACATCGCCTGGAAATACGGCTCAATATGGTTAAACATGCTGTCGAGGGTTGCACTTTTCCGAACCGCATACGCTTTTTCCATCTGGAGCTTTCCCTGCCGTAGCTGGTCGTGGGTTTGATGCCAGTCGTGTAACAGTGAATCGAACGAAACGGTATCCGTTGCTGCTATCCCTTCAGCCCTGAGAATAGCCAATTTGGTAAGCCGCTGACTAAGCATTCGTTGTCGCCCGGCTACATTGACCACCCGCCCATCGTCGTAGTGATTGCTTAATGTGCGTTTGATAAACCAAAGGCCACCCAACGATAGCATGGCAATGACCGTGAGGGCGATCACATAAAACCGGGTTAATCGGCGGGCTACCTGTTGGTCGAGTTGGTACATAGGAGGGCTTGTTTTACAGGCTACGGTATTCGGTTTGCGGTTGATGGTGCGAAAGCAACGCCTGCGTCAACCCACCGTAAACCGAATACCGTACACTTCACACACCAATATAGACAATGCCGTTTTCAACTTTTACCGGGAATGTGTTGATCCGGTATCCATCGTCGTTCAGGCATTGCCCGTTTTTCAGGGAGAACGTTTTTTTGTGAAATGGGCAGGCCACTTTAGGGTCGTCGCCCTGACTGCCGATCATACCCCGCGAAAGAACCATCTGCTGACGGTGTGGGCATTCGTTATCGGTAGCGTACCATTCGCCCCGACGCGAAAAATTGAAAATGGCAATCTGCCGTCCGCCAATCAGGGCACAAGCGCCCCCATCGGCCGGAATATCCTCAACCCGGCAGGCAGCATGCCAGGTCTGTTTATCCTGATGTATTGAAATAGCTTCCATTTTTTAAAAGTCATTAAGTGGTCATTAGGCGGTCTTTGCTATAAACGATAAATGACGATTAACTACACCCATTCTCGGGCTCGTTTCTGATCGCGCATGGACTCGAAGTGAACCGCCGGGTCTTTCTGTTCGGGCGCGTTAACGAAATGGGCAAAGCGCTGGCGGAGCTGAGGGTTTTCCACGACTTCGGTCCATTCGCACATAAACGTGTCGACCAACTGTTGCATTTCCCGTTCCAGATCAGCGGCAATACCCAGCACATCATCCACCACAACGGCTTTCAGGTACGAAATACCACCTTCCATTTTGTTGAGCCAGGTAGCGGTTCGGGTAAGCGGGTCGGCGGTTTTGATGTAGAACATCAGGAAACGGTCGATGTAGCGGATACAAGTTGCCTTGTCGATGTCGGATGCCAGTAGCAGGGCGTGTTGGGGTTTAATGCCACCATTACCACATACGTACAGGTTCCAGCCTTTTTCAGTAGCGATAATGCCAAAATCCTTGCTTTGGGCTTCGGCACACTCGCGGGTGCAGCCCGATACCGCCGATTTGAGTTTGTGCGGAGCCCGAATGCCTTTGTAGCGTTCTTCGACCTCTATAGCAAACGATACCGAATCCTGCACGCCAAATCGGCACCAGGTGCTTCCGACGCAGCTTTTTACGGTTCGAAGGGCTTTTCCATACGCATGACCACTCTCAAAACCAGCCGCAATCAGTTCTTCCCAGATCTTCGGTAGATCGCCAACGTGGGCACCAAACAGGTCAATCCGCTGACCACCCGTAATTTTGGTATACAGACCATATTTCTTGGCTACCTGCCCAATCACAATCAGTTTGTCCGGTGTGATTTCGCCACCAGGTATTCTTGGGACGACCGAATACGTACCCCCTTTCTGGATGTTGGCCAGATAGCGGTCGTTCGAGTCCTGAATGGTAGCCCGGCCTTTTTCCAGGATGTTCTCGTTCCAAAGACTAGCCAGGATCGACGCCACTGCCGGTTTACAGATTTCGCAGCCATCGCCATGTCCGAACTGATCCAGCACGGCATTGTACGTTTTAAGACCGTTGATTTTGATCAGGTCCAGCAATTCCTGACGGCTGTACTCCAGGTGTTCGCAGAGCACATTGCGGACGTAAACGCCCTGTTGCTTCAATACGCTCTGAATTAAGTCCTTTACCATTGGCGTACAGCCCCCACAACCTGTACAGGCTTTGGTCGCTTTTTTGAGCCCATCGATTGACGTATGTCCGTTTTCAGCGATTTCGTGGCAGAGCATCCCTTTCGTAACAGCCTCACAGGAGCAGATAAGTGTATCATCGGGCAGCGCCATCACACCCGCGCCAGCTTCCTCGCCACCCCGCGAGCCCAGGATAAGGTCTTCGGGATCAGGTGGTAGAACGGTTTTGCTCTTGCAGGTTTGCAGCAGCATAGTATACTGATCAGCATCGCCTACCAGAATCCCGCCCAGGAGTTCTTTGCCATCGGCCGAGATATTGATACGCTTATAGATGCCTTTAGCCTTGTTTTCATAGACAATGGTTCGGCAGGCAGGGC
This window of the Spirosoma aerolatum genome carries:
- the nirD gene encoding nitrite reductase small subunit NirD — translated: MEAISIHQDKQTWHAACRVEDIPADGGACALIGGRQIAIFNFSRRGEWYATDNECPHRQQMVLSRGMIGSQGDDPKVACPFHKKTFSLKNGQCLNDDGYRINTFPVKVENGIVYIGV
- the nirB gene encoding nitrite reductase large subunit NirB, whose translation is MNTNTIRHVVVIGNGMVGYKFCEKLIAKQKNEHRFTLTVFGEEPRVAYDRVHLSAYFDGKTADELTLAPADWYAENGITLYLTDPVVAIDRERKQVRSHHGVVVPYDYLVLATGSGAFVPPVAGVEKDGVFVYRTIEDLDLIQSYARNARAGLTRKGAVLGGGLLGLEAAKALLDLGLDEAHVVEFAPRLMPRQIDDAGSGVLQRQLESLGLTIHLSKSTQQITGDAAITGMQFADGSHLDVDMLIISAGIRPRDELAKASGIDTHPRGGILVDNFLQTSDPSIFAIGECAVAHHMIYGLVAPGYEMAEVVASRLMGTEKEFKPFDMSTKLKLIGTDVGSFGDPFASGPACRTIVYENKAKGIYKRINISADGKELLGGILVGDADQYTMLLQTCKSKTVLPPDPEDLILGSRGGEEAGAGVMALPDDTLICSCEAVTKGMLCHEIAENGHTSIDGLKKATKACTGCGGCTPMVKDLIQSVLKQQGVYVRNVLCEHLEYSRQELLDLIKINGLKTYNAVLDQFGHGDGCEICKPAVASILASLWNENILEKGRATIQDSNDRYLANIQKGGTYSVVPRIPGGEITPDKLIVIGQVAKKYGLYTKITGGQRIDLFGAHVGDLPKIWEELIAAGFESGHAYGKALRTVKSCVGSTWCRFGVQDSVSFAIEVEERYKGIRAPHKLKSAVSGCTRECAEAQSKDFGIIATEKGWNLYVCGNGGIKPQHALLLASDIDKATCIRYIDRFLMFYIKTADPLTRTATWLNKMEGGISYLKAVVVDDVLGIAADLEREMQQLVDTFMCEWTEVVENPQLRQRFAHFVNAPEQKDPAVHFESMRDQKRAREWV